The nucleotide window TTCCGCGACGATCCGGTTTACCAGGCAAAATATACTCAGCCCATTCTGCCCATTTTTGAGTCATATCAGCAGCATCTCCCCTGGGGTGGTGATTTCCCAGAAGAGGCTCGTCCCTTCTTCTCTCCCGCATTTCTCTGGACTCGTCCCAAGGAAAATGAAGCAGTTGAGACTCGCGTATTTGCCGCATTTAAAGATTATCTCAATGCCTATCTAGATTTTGTGGATGCTGCTACTCCCGTCACAGCCTCTCAGTCATTAGCAGAGATCGAGCAAGCACAGTTGCGCTACCTCCGTTATCGCGCTGAGAAAGATCCGGCACGGGGCATGTTTACCCGCTTCTACGGCTCTGAATGGACTGAAGAATACATTCACGGCTTTTTATTCGATCTCGAAAGACAGCTAGAAACGGCTCGATAATCGAGATCGCTCCCCCCCACAAGCTTCCTGCACGGATTTTGCACACTTGATGAGCCAAACTGGTAATTAGTCCCTTACCCTGAATGGCATGGCCATGAATCATTCCACACAAACTTCACTGCGATCGCAGCAGCACCCACTCATTCACAAACTAGCTGACTGCATTGAAGGGATTTGGCAGGAGTACCTGGATCTGTCTCCCTATCAGGTGCCAGAGGATCTGGGCTATATCGAAGGCGCGTTGGAAGGGGAACGCCTCACCATTGAAAATCGCTGCTATCAAACACCCCAATTTCGCAAGCTCCACCTGGAACTGGCACAAGTCGGCACTGCGCTCGATATTCTGCACTGCGTCATGTTCCCCAATCCCGCCTATGCCATCCCAATTTTTGGCGCGGATCTGGTGGGAGGACGCGGTGGTATTAGCGCCGCGATCGCCGACCTA belongs to Pseudanabaena sp. PCC 6802 and includes:
- a CDS encoding phycoerythrobilin:ferredoxin oxidoreductase — translated: MTLYQPFLDYAIARLHERLDLQPYPIPAGFESKSAIVGKGKNQSEVLTTSHAYQSAKLRQIRAAHVQGGDALQVLNFVIFPHLNYDLPFFGADLVTLPGGHLIALDMQPLFRDDPVYQAKYTQPILPIFESYQQHLPWGGDFPEEARPFFSPAFLWTRPKENEAVETRVFAAFKDYLNAYLDFVDAATPVTASQSLAEIEQAQLRYLRYRAEKDPARGMFTRFYGSEWTEEYIHGFLFDLERQLETAR